From Haloglomus litoreum, the proteins below share one genomic window:
- a CDS encoding DUF6293 family protein, giving the protein MQTHIVPVGFDYDRLIAPLVRDQLDVDRVVLLEGAVGSEANVEYSRNLATKLEQDFQNLLGASTERFVVEDVYDYDAAFETAYALIEAELDRGDAEVWVNVSSMPRTVSFAFATAAHSIMVEREGDRNRIHTYYTVPEKYLETELAEELRTQADLLEDLLDGGVDDERMRERLESARDLLGEFDERGTTIGAKRIGDAHIVELPVASFSNVKPFEELILFTLGEHGEFESVSELAQTLARELGEEYTDAFRSKVIYNVDRLGPGGKGYVEQESHGKSYRTRLSRIGELWVRSHADDSERFEW; this is encoded by the coding sequence ATGCAGACGCACATCGTGCCGGTCGGGTTCGACTACGACCGGCTCATCGCGCCCCTGGTGCGCGATCAACTCGATGTCGACCGGGTGGTCCTGCTGGAGGGGGCGGTGGGGAGCGAGGCCAACGTGGAGTACTCGCGGAACCTGGCGACGAAACTGGAGCAGGACTTCCAGAACCTGCTCGGGGCGAGCACGGAGCGGTTCGTCGTCGAGGACGTCTACGACTACGACGCGGCGTTCGAGACGGCCTACGCGCTCATCGAGGCCGAACTCGACCGGGGCGACGCCGAGGTGTGGGTCAACGTCTCCTCGATGCCCCGGACGGTGTCGTTCGCGTTCGCGACGGCCGCTCACTCCATCATGGTCGAGCGCGAGGGCGACCGCAACCGCATCCACACCTACTACACGGTCCCCGAGAAGTACCTGGAGACCGAACTCGCTGAGGAACTCCGGACGCAGGCGGACCTGCTGGAGGACCTGCTCGACGGCGGGGTCGACGACGAGCGGATGCGCGAGCGCCTGGAGAGCGCCCGCGACCTGCTCGGCGAGTTCGACGAGCGCGGGACGACCATCGGCGCGAAACGCATCGGCGACGCCCACATCGTCGAGCTGCCGGTGGCGTCGTTCTCGAACGTGAAGCCGTTCGAGGAGCTCATCCTGTTCACGCTCGGCGAGCACGGCGAGTTCGAATCCGTCTCCGAACTCGCGCAGACCCTCGCGCGCGAACTCGGCGAGGAGTACACGGACGCCTTCCGCTCGAAGGTCATCTACAACGTCGACCGGCTGGGGCCGGGCGGGAAGGGGTACGTCGAGCAGGAGTCGCACGGGAAGTCCTACCGGACGCGGCTCTCGCGGATCGGGGAACTGTGGGTGCGGAGCCACGCCGACGACTCCGAGCGGTTCGAGTGGTAA
- a CDS encoding STT3 domain-containing protein: MTGPVGRRRGALLASLGFLALVRLLPLPSVFRDGSVVLPSNDPYYYRYWVDVMHAGGAPWDLPAAVANGEPLLVTVLWLVSLPVAGSQWATGAVLAWYPVVTTVLTGYLVYRLGTYVSDDHRVGLAAVLLLATVPAHAIRTVVGFADHHAFDYLWLTMTAYALTVLLDRPARDRTTWLLSGGLAVGLAGQVLAWNAGPLLIVPAGLAVAVGAFDAVGRATGRPSSLVPVVVGVGGGAGLVLLAHAGLGWQSTATAASLGLLLLGTLGVHAATEAVRRAGAGPGALAGVGLAGLVATGTALWLLAGGVPTVLEGGLARLTARSPIGEVAGLGTAFGPVLGPLILLGFAPFLALPGIALAVRQLRRRRDIAWVPVLVYVLYFTGLALVQRRFAGELAPTLAVVGGFGFVWVLAWFELITPPATLRPTDREDPPAEGILHPPDRTRLALLGGIGSIVLGTGTLFTGIISERLSIDPEAVRAAKWMRAYAGERGWVYPETYVLSEWDRNRMFNHFVNGQAESYAYAEQVYEAFLFSSDPETWYGRLDGRVGFVVTTDLDDLGSVASRRTYTRLHRFLGSAAGGTDGLGHYRAVYASPDGGVKVFTLVPGATLAGRTDPTRERVRVSTTVELEGATDAGFDYVRETTTDEDGAFSVRVAHPGRYAVGDGTVVVTERAVTAGETIATE, encoded by the coding sequence GTGACCGGCCCCGTCGGTCGGCGCCGCGGCGCACTTCTGGCCAGCCTCGGGTTCCTCGCGCTCGTGCGGCTCCTGCCGCTCCCGTCCGTGTTCCGGGACGGGAGCGTCGTCCTCCCGTCGAACGACCCGTACTACTACCGGTACTGGGTGGACGTGATGCACGCGGGCGGCGCCCCCTGGGACCTCCCGGCGGCGGTCGCAAACGGGGAGCCGCTACTGGTCACGGTCCTGTGGCTGGTGTCGCTCCCCGTCGCCGGCAGCCAGTGGGCCACGGGCGCGGTCCTGGCGTGGTACCCGGTCGTCACGACGGTCCTGACGGGCTACCTCGTCTACCGGCTGGGGACGTACGTCAGCGACGACCACCGGGTCGGGCTCGCGGCGGTGCTGTTGCTGGCGACCGTCCCCGCCCACGCGATCCGGACGGTCGTCGGGTTCGCCGATCACCATGCCTTCGACTACCTGTGGCTCACGATGACGGCCTACGCGCTGACGGTCCTGCTCGACCGCCCGGCGCGCGACCGGACCACGTGGCTCCTGTCGGGCGGCCTCGCGGTCGGACTCGCCGGGCAGGTCCTGGCCTGGAACGCGGGGCCGCTGCTGATCGTGCCGGCTGGACTGGCCGTCGCGGTGGGGGCGTTCGATGCCGTCGGACGGGCGACAGGACGCCCATCGTCGCTGGTCCCCGTCGTGGTGGGGGTCGGCGGCGGCGCGGGGCTCGTGCTGTTGGCGCACGCGGGTCTGGGCTGGCAGTCCACGGCGACGGCGGCCAGCCTGGGACTCCTGCTGCTCGGCACGCTGGGTGTGCACGCCGCGACCGAGGCCGTTCGGCGTGCAGGGGCCGGGCCGGGCGCGCTCGCCGGGGTCGGGCTGGCCGGACTCGTCGCCACCGGGACTGCCCTGTGGCTGCTCGCTGGGGGGGTGCCCACCGTGCTCGAGGGGGGACTCGCCCGACTGACAGCCCGGAGCCCCATCGGGGAGGTCGCCGGACTCGGGACGGCCTTCGGGCCCGTTCTCGGGCCGCTGATCCTCCTTGGCTTCGCGCCGTTCCTCGCGCTCCCGGGGATCGCACTCGCGGTCCGTCAGCTCCGGCGACGGCGGGACATCGCCTGGGTGCCTGTCCTCGTCTACGTGCTCTACTTCACCGGTCTCGCGCTGGTGCAGCGGCGCTTCGCCGGCGAACTCGCCCCGACCCTCGCCGTGGTGGGGGGGTTCGGTTTCGTCTGGGTGCTCGCCTGGTTCGAGCTGATCACCCCCCCAGCCACGCTCCGGCCCACGGACCGCGAGGACCCGCCGGCCGAGGGGATACTCCATCCGCCGGACCGGACCCGCCTCGCACTCCTCGGCGGGATCGGGTCGATCGTCCTCGGGACGGGGACCCTCTTCACCGGCATCATCTCGGAACGCCTCAGCATCGACCCGGAGGCCGTCCGGGCCGCGAAGTGGATGCGGGCGTACGCTGGCGAGCGGGGCTGGGTCTATCCGGAGACGTACGTCCTGTCCGAGTGGGACCGGAACCGGATGTTCAACCACTTCGTGAACGGACAGGCGGAGTCGTACGCCTACGCCGAGCAGGTCTACGAGGCGTTCCTGTTCTCGAGCGACCCGGAGACCTGGTACGGCCGGCTCGACGGGCGGGTCGGCTTCGTGGTCACGACGGACCTCGACGACCTCGGCAGTGTCGCCTCCCGCCGGACGTACACCCGATTGCATCGGTTCCTCGGGAGTGCCGCCGGCGGGACCGACGGCCTCGGGCACTACCGGGCCGTCTACGCGAGTCCCGACGGCGGGGTCAAGGTGTTCACGCTCGTCCCCGGCGCGACGCTCGCGGGCCGCACGGACCCCACCCGAGAGCGGGTCCGAGTCTCGACCACGGTCGAACTCGAGGGCGCCACCGACGCCGGATTCGACTACGTCCGCGAGACGACCACCGACGAGGACGGGGCGTTCTCCGTCCGGGTCGCGCACCCGGGCCGCTACGCCGTCGGGGACGGGACGGTCGTCGTCACCGAACGGGCGGTGACGGCCGGCGAGACGATCGCCACCGAGTGA
- a CDS encoding aryl-sulfate sulfotransferase, whose translation MSDDPHEGARERLARLLDDRRAVARLAVLLLVVTLTGVGAADTAAYERPRVAPGTIEAPAAGETVISVQGDNIGGDVNPNKPARLVGVGPRGETRWRVAQSALNVSWFYDVDPLPDGDLLVVGTVDRRTRVMRLDGDTRGVEWTETLPLWDTHDVTLTSEGNLLVANMRNTNDGTSDDRVFVYNRTTGGVEWEWLFREHYPEDTDEGVSSGDWTHVNDVDVIAEDLYLLSPRNFDQIVVVNRSTDEVVMRLGADGNHSMLDEQHNPAYLQTEAGAPAMLVADSENDRVIEYTCDRADPDHPLDGDMEPNCDWERTWSVGGFEWPRDADRLPNGNTLVTDTIEHRVVEVTPRGEVVWEYHAPWLPFDAERPVHGREAGGPAMRDLNVSGAFTAHDAGAATADTAGADGSALAALPGYGVVVEAGETVQGVLPWLRPVWMPASGFLLFAAAGLVVLCWGAAEAWLARDQLRRRLAGLRGRSRAPE comes from the coding sequence GTGAGCGACGACCCGCATGAAGGGGCTCGAGAGCGGCTCGCGCGGCTCCTCGACGACCGGCGGGCGGTCGCCCGGCTCGCGGTCCTCCTGCTCGTGGTGACGCTGACCGGCGTCGGCGCCGCCGACACCGCGGCCTACGAGCGGCCGCGGGTCGCACCCGGAACCATCGAGGCGCCGGCCGCCGGCGAGACGGTCATCTCCGTCCAGGGGGACAACATCGGCGGCGACGTGAACCCGAACAAGCCCGCCCGGCTCGTCGGCGTCGGCCCGCGCGGCGAGACGCGCTGGCGGGTCGCCCAGTCCGCGCTGAACGTCTCCTGGTTCTACGACGTGGACCCGCTGCCCGACGGCGACCTGCTCGTGGTCGGGACCGTCGACCGACGGACGCGGGTCATGCGGCTGGACGGCGACACCCGCGGGGTCGAGTGGACCGAGACGCTGCCGCTGTGGGACACCCACGACGTGACCCTGACCAGCGAGGGGAACCTGCTGGTCGCGAACATGCGGAACACGAACGACGGGACGAGCGACGACCGCGTCTTCGTCTACAACCGGACGACCGGGGGCGTCGAGTGGGAGTGGCTGTTCCGCGAGCACTACCCCGAGGACACGGACGAGGGCGTCTCCTCGGGCGACTGGACCCACGTCAACGACGTGGACGTCATCGCCGAGGACCTCTACCTGCTGTCCCCGCGCAACTTCGACCAGATCGTCGTGGTGAACCGCTCGACCGACGAGGTCGTCATGCGGCTGGGCGCGGACGGGAACCACTCGATGCTCGACGAGCAGCACAACCCCGCGTACCTGCAGACCGAGGCCGGCGCCCCCGCGATGCTGGTGGCCGACTCCGAGAACGACCGCGTCATCGAGTACACCTGCGACCGCGCCGACCCGGACCACCCGCTCGACGGTGACATGGAGCCCAACTGCGACTGGGAGCGGACCTGGTCGGTCGGCGGGTTCGAGTGGCCCCGCGACGCCGACCGCCTCCCGAACGGCAACACGCTCGTCACGGACACCATCGAGCACCGCGTGGTCGAGGTGACGCCACGCGGCGAGGTGGTCTGGGAGTACCACGCCCCCTGGCTCCCGTTCGACGCCGAACGGCCCGTCCACGGCCGGGAGGCCGGCGGCCCGGCGATGCGGGACCTGAACGTCTCGGGCGCGTTCACCGCCCACGACGCCGGGGCGGCGACCGCCGACACCGCCGGGGCGGACGGCTCCGCGCTCGCGGCGCTGCCCGGCTACGGCGTCGTCGTCGAGGCCGGCGAGACCGTCCAGGGGGTGCTCCCGTGGCTCCGCCCCGTCTGGATGCCCGCGAGCGGCTTCCTCCTGTTCGCGGCGGCCGGGCTGGTGGTGCTGTGCTGGGGCGCCGCCGAGGCGTGGCTGGCGCGGGACCAGCTCCGCCGCCGGCTGGCGGGTCTCCGCGGTCGCTCCCGGGCGCCCGAGTGA
- a CDS encoding SipW-dependent-type signal peptide-containing protein, translated as MSDKRYQLTRRKALAGLATVGVAGAGAGLGTSALFNDTESFEENMMTAGELDLAVDYVVHEDQGMAGSYTINSFTETVNGSSADVPTVNGDGTSMSQDLDDIKPGDSGHSYFCFTIDDNPAYMWACGELTGTAEQGPGGDGPYTEPEPQDNNGEGELEENIDVTMSYCDIDESDGSLNSTGAEIFSGSLRELLTALQAGIPLDGTGVANPTPGSQAAYDGTTNSTGNSDVTNPCICFEWEVPISVENIIQGDTLSFDLSFYAEQARHNDGSENPCKDESYSADYVNPDGIDQPIPDGVLNVDVAYGAEQVVYCIEFDEPADSEYSLADPGFASTSFSIAFNADSEDDDIYDFQLAWDPDGGFPDSPFGYSAVDEAVPEWVKDTSAGWSALPSGFSMSKSGNMFTVVVPRSALDKGTTDEYKFGVNASAGGEQPYVSIPTSGVYSGDDNFTSDNNNGLTTTLP; from the coding sequence ATGTCAGACAAGCGCTACCAACTCACGCGGCGGAAAGCGCTCGCGGGACTCGCCACAGTGGGAGTCGCGGGGGCGGGGGCTGGACTGGGCACGAGCGCCCTGTTCAACGACACGGAATCGTTCGAAGAGAACATGATGACCGCGGGGGAGCTGGACCTCGCGGTCGACTACGTCGTCCACGAGGACCAGGGAATGGCGGGGAGCTATACGATCAACAGCTTCACCGAAACGGTCAACGGCAGTTCGGCCGATGTTCCCACTGTCAACGGGGACGGCACGTCGATGAGTCAGGACCTCGACGACATCAAGCCCGGTGACAGCGGTCACTCGTACTTCTGCTTCACCATCGACGACAACCCCGCGTACATGTGGGCGTGCGGCGAACTGACCGGCACGGCGGAGCAGGGTCCAGGTGGGGACGGCCCCTACACCGAGCCCGAACCCCAGGACAACAACGGCGAAGGCGAACTGGAGGAGAACATCGACGTCACGATGTCGTACTGCGACATCGACGAGTCGGACGGCTCGCTGAACTCGACGGGGGCCGAGATCTTCTCCGGGTCGCTCCGCGAACTCCTCACCGCCCTACAGGCCGGAATCCCGCTTGATGGGACCGGCGTGGCCAATCCCACGCCCGGTTCGCAGGCGGCCTACGACGGGACGACCAACTCCACCGGGAACTCGGACGTCACCAACCCCTGCATCTGCTTCGAGTGGGAGGTCCCGATCTCCGTCGAGAACATCATCCAGGGTGACACCCTCTCGTTCGACCTCTCGTTCTACGCCGAGCAGGCCCGGCACAACGACGGGTCCGAGAACCCGTGCAAGGACGAATCGTACTCGGCGGACTACGTCAATCCTGACGGTATCGACCAGCCGATTCCCGACGGGGTCCTGAACGTCGATGTCGCCTACGGTGCCGAGCAGGTCGTGTACTGTATCGAATTCGACGAGCCGGCAGACAGTGAGTACAGTCTGGCAGACCCAGGCTTTGCCAGCACGAGCTTCTCTATCGCGTTTAACGCCGATTCCGAAGACGACGACATCTACGACTTCCAGCTGGCCTGGGATCCCGACGGAGGATTCCCGGACTCACCCTTCGGATACTCCGCGGTCGACGAGGCCGTTCCAGAGTGGGTGAAGGACACTTCGGCAGGTTGGTCGGCACTTCCATCCGGCTTCTCGATGTCCAAGAGTGGAAACATGTTCACCGTCGTCGTCCCACGTTCGGCCCTGGACAAGGGCACTACGGACGAGTACAAGTTCGGGGTTAATGCTAGCGCCGGTGGGGAGCAGCCCTACGTCAGCATCCCGACCAGCGGCGTGTACTCCGGGGATGACAACTTCACGTCGGACAACAACAACGGCCTGACGACCACGCTCCCGTAG
- a CDS encoding DUF7344 domain-containing protein — translation MGVLSRYGDAIDRSEVYEILRNDRRRATIEVLRKKLGSVSLRALSEAIAERETGESPPPRNVRESVYNSLHQTHLPKLDERGVIEYDRDRKTVQLEDGAREVYVHMEVVNEYGITWADYYRSLGVLALMTIVAGSLGTPFLESIDPVFIASFYLVLFALSAARQLWVNRWLYLRALLPEGGQ, via the coding sequence ATGGGAGTACTATCAAGATACGGAGACGCCATCGACAGGAGCGAAGTGTACGAGATCCTCCGCAACGACCGTCGTCGCGCGACGATCGAGGTCCTGCGGAAGAAGCTGGGGTCGGTGTCCCTGCGCGCGCTCTCGGAGGCCATCGCCGAGCGCGAGACGGGGGAGTCACCGCCGCCGCGGAACGTCCGGGAGAGCGTCTACAACTCGCTGCACCAGACGCATCTCCCGAAACTGGACGAGCGCGGGGTCATCGAGTACGACCGCGACCGCAAGACCGTCCAGCTCGAGGACGGCGCCCGCGAGGTGTACGTCCACATGGAGGTGGTCAACGAGTACGGCATCACGTGGGCGGACTACTACCGCTCGCTGGGCGTGCTGGCGCTGATGACGATCGTGGCCGGCAGCCTGGGGACGCCGTTCCTCGAGTCCATCGATCCGGTCTTCATCGCGAGCTTCTACCTGGTGCTGTTCGCGCTCTCGGCCGCCCGGCAGCTCTGGGTGAACCGCTGGCTCTACCTCCGGGCGCTGCTCCCCGAGGGCGGGCAGTGA
- a CDS encoding DUF547 domain-containing protein: MTTTPLDVADPVALSHAFLRRVRLGESTHAVASRLRDLDRSTLADGLDTDDARLAFWVNVYNAAARDLLAAAPETFRDKSSLFGADIVTVAGRGLSLDEVEHGLLRGARPKWGLGYVRDPFPPAFVERFGVRERDPRIHFALNCGAAACPPIAAYSRDGIRDELETATRSYLEQEAVYDADADVARAPRLLLWFLGDFGGPSGAKAFLREREVFPKTADPSLRFRPYDWSFELGTFAAPEEW; this comes from the coding sequence GTGACGACGACTCCGCTCGACGTGGCCGACCCGGTCGCGCTCTCCCACGCGTTCCTCCGGCGCGTCAGACTGGGTGAGTCCACGCACGCAGTGGCCTCGCGGCTCCGCGACCTGGACCGCTCTACCCTCGCCGATGGGCTCGACACCGACGATGCCCGCCTCGCGTTCTGGGTGAACGTCTACAACGCCGCCGCCCGCGACCTGCTCGCCGCCGCGCCCGAGACCTTCCGCGACAAGTCGAGCCTCTTCGGCGCGGACATCGTGACCGTGGCGGGCCGGGGCCTCTCGTTGGACGAGGTGGAGCACGGGCTGTTGCGGGGCGCCCGGCCGAAATGGGGGCTGGGCTACGTCCGGGATCCGTTCCCGCCGGCGTTCGTGGAACGGTTCGGCGTCCGCGAGCGCGACCCGCGGATCCACTTCGCGCTCAACTGCGGCGCGGCGGCGTGTCCGCCCATCGCGGCCTACTCCCGGGACGGCATCCGGGACGAGCTGGAGACGGCGACCCGGTCGTACCTGGAGCAGGAGGCCGTCTACGACGCCGACGCCGACGTGGCGCGGGCGCCCCGGCTGCTGCTCTGGTTCCTCGGCGACTTCGGCGGACCGAGTGGCGCGAAGGCGTTCCTCCGCGAGCGTGAGGTCTTCCCGAAGACGGCCGACCCGAGCCTCCGCTTCCGGCCGTACGACTGGTCGTTCGAACTCGGCACGTTCGCCGCCCCCGAGGAGTGGTAG
- a CDS encoding DUF1405 domain-containing protein yields MSGASATDRARHAYDRWFPADDLPARPDLPWFVAPLPGWLEDLGLRLAWLVVAINLAGTAFGFWFYGFQFTITEPVMWPFVPDSPMATLFIALSLASWKLGYADRVPWLHALAFFGCIKLGAWTPVVLTVFPVEYPAGSLAALGTLGFVWEYGLYTFLVTSHLAMVVEAFLVHRYASFSAGAVALATAWYTFNDVVDYLVPIVGEPHHTVLNAEPFVGTGFNHNVPAHDIAAAVAIALTVTCVFLALSTRAATLRAELEG; encoded by the coding sequence ATGAGCGGTGCCTCGGCCACCGACCGCGCCCGACACGCGTACGACCGGTGGTTCCCCGCCGACGACCTCCCCGCCCGACCCGACCTCCCGTGGTTCGTCGCGCCCCTGCCCGGCTGGCTGGAGGACCTCGGGCTGCGGCTGGCCTGGCTCGTCGTCGCCATCAACCTGGCGGGCACGGCCTTCGGCTTCTGGTTCTACGGCTTCCAGTTCACCATCACCGAGCCCGTGATGTGGCCGTTCGTGCCGGACTCGCCGATGGCGACGCTGTTCATCGCCCTGTCGCTGGCGTCGTGGAAACTGGGCTACGCCGACCGTGTGCCCTGGCTCCACGCGCTGGCCTTCTTCGGCTGCATCAAACTCGGTGCCTGGACGCCGGTCGTCCTCACCGTCTTCCCCGTCGAGTACCCCGCCGGCTCGCTGGCGGCGCTCGGGACGCTCGGGTTCGTCTGGGAGTACGGCCTCTACACCTTCCTCGTCACGAGCCACCTCGCGATGGTGGTGGAGGCGTTCCTCGTCCACCGGTACGCCTCGTTCTCCGCGGGCGCGGTGGCGCTGGCGACCGCGTGGTACACGTTCAACGACGTGGTCGACTACCTCGTCCCCATCGTCGGCGAGCCACACCACACGGTCCTGAACGCCGAGCCCTTCGTGGGGACCGGCTTCAACCACAACGTCCCCGCGCACGACATCGCGGCGGCGGTCGCCATCGCGCTCACGGTCACCTGCGTCTTCCTCGCACTCTCGACCCGGGCGGCGACGTTGCGGGCGGAACTGGAGGGCTGA
- a CDS encoding DUF5786 family protein, whose amino-acid sequence MGFGSYDESEQENQQQSTDEDDVEAVNVHEHDHDGEVSFENDADTDELVDRLQEMKGGDD is encoded by the coding sequence ATGGGCTTTGGCAGCTACGACGAATCCGAGCAGGAGAACCAGCAGCAATCCACCGACGAGGACGACGTCGAGGCCGTCAACGTCCACGAGCACGACCACGACGGCGAGGTCAGCTTCGAGAACGACGCCGACACGGACGAACTCGTCGACCGGCTCCAGGAGATGAAAGGCGGGGACGACTGA
- a CDS encoding PhzF family phenazine biosynthesis protein: protein MTDTRRALLVDAFTDTPLTGNAAGVVTDASGLETDQMQSIAAELGASETAFLSPSDEADRRVRYFTPSQEVDLCGHATIGSHALLAMEGQLDEGVHTLETNAGVLDIEIDDGTVWMTQNPPEIRELDDLDYGTVADALGVRESALTGLSADLPLARATTGLPFLVVPVEYLADLSEMDPDMGTIEALSEAHDCAGVYAFTFDTLDAESTLHARMFAPGAGVPEDPVTGTASGACGAYLDRFGALDPTPERMRFEQGHFMDRDGIVHVEASEATTEGLVRVGGEAVVALDGEVAVPEPESDDIIEA, encoded by the coding sequence ATGACCGACACGCGACGCGCGCTCCTCGTCGACGCGTTCACCGACACCCCGCTGACGGGCAACGCGGCCGGCGTCGTCACGGACGCGAGCGGCCTCGAAACCGACCAGATGCAGTCCATCGCGGCGGAACTGGGGGCGAGCGAGACCGCCTTCCTCTCGCCGAGCGACGAGGCCGACCGCCGGGTCCGCTACTTCACGCCGAGCCAGGAGGTCGACCTCTGCGGGCACGCCACCATCGGCTCGCACGCGCTGCTGGCGATGGAGGGGCAGCTCGACGAAGGGGTGCACACGCTGGAGACCAACGCCGGGGTGCTCGACATCGAGATCGATGACGGGACCGTCTGGATGACCCAGAACCCGCCGGAGATCCGCGAACTCGACGACCTGGACTACGGAACCGTCGCCGACGCGCTCGGGGTGCGCGAGTCCGCGCTCACGGGGCTGTCGGCGGACCTCCCGCTGGCGCGGGCGACGACCGGGCTCCCCTTCCTCGTGGTCCCGGTCGAGTACCTCGCGGACCTGAGCGAGATGGACCCGGACATGGGGACCATCGAGGCACTCAGCGAGGCACACGACTGCGCGGGCGTCTACGCGTTCACGTTCGACACGCTCGATGCGGAGTCGACGCTCCACGCGCGGATGTTCGCGCCCGGCGCGGGCGTCCCCGAGGACCCCGTGACGGGCACCGCATCGGGCGCCTGCGGCGCCTACCTCGACCGATTCGGCGCGCTCGACCCCACTCCCGAGCGGATGCGCTTCGAGCAGGGCCACTTCATGGACCGCGACGGCATCGTCCACGTCGAGGCGAGCGAGGCCACGACGGAGGGGCTGGTCCGCGTCGGCGGCGAGGCCGTCGTCGCGCTCGACGGCGAGGTCGCGGTCCCCGAACCCGAGTCCGACGACATCATCGAGGCCTGA
- the larC gene encoding nickel pincer cofactor biosynthesis protein LarC: MQTLAFDGGMGASGDMILAALLAAGADRDALAPVEDALPVRYAVDRTTKNGIRATTVDVLLTDGDDGGADEDEEHDHAHGDEEHDHAHGDDDHTHAEGHGHTRTYREVVDLVDEMGLPDGVASDARRIFTILGEAEAAVHGTDLEEAAFHEVGADDAVADVVGACLLLDDLGVERVVTTPLATGGGRVEMSHGTYPVPTPAVVNIAAEASWELQGGPVDAELLTPTGAAILAHLAEGVDSFPPLRVERTGYGAGGYTFESHPNVLRATVGTQRGGLVRDGVRVLETNLDDATPEVLGGLQERLKEAGARDVTVLPATMKKSRPGHLVKVIVKPADVQEVARTLAAETGTLGVRETSADHRWVAERRYETVELAFDGADGSHEVTVKVASDDAGEVYDVSAEYDDCEAVAGLVDVPTREVMRRAEAAVHEELDGDAE; encoded by the coding sequence ATGCAGACGCTCGCGTTCGACGGGGGGATGGGCGCCTCCGGCGACATGATCCTGGCCGCACTGCTCGCGGCGGGCGCCGACCGCGACGCCCTCGCGCCCGTCGAGGACGCGCTCCCCGTCCGGTACGCGGTCGACCGGACCACGAAGAACGGCATCCGCGCGACGACCGTCGACGTCTTGCTGACCGACGGGGACGATGGCGGTGCGGACGAGGACGAGGAGCACGACCACGCACACGGGGACGAGGAGCACGACCACGCACACGGGGACGACGACCACACGCACGCCGAGGGCCACGGCCACACGCGGACGTACCGCGAGGTGGTCGACCTCGTCGACGAGATGGGGCTCCCCGACGGGGTGGCCAGCGACGCCCGTCGGATATTCACCATCCTCGGGGAGGCCGAGGCCGCGGTCCACGGGACCGATCTCGAGGAGGCGGCGTTCCACGAGGTCGGGGCGGACGACGCCGTCGCGGACGTGGTCGGTGCGTGCCTGCTGCTCGACGACCTCGGCGTCGAGCGTGTCGTGACGACGCCGCTCGCCACGGGCGGCGGCCGTGTCGAGATGAGTCACGGCACCTATCCCGTGCCGACGCCCGCCGTCGTCAACATCGCGGCCGAGGCGTCCTGGGAACTGCAGGGCGGGCCCGTGGACGCCGAGTTGCTCACCCCGACGGGCGCCGCGATTCTGGCCCACCTCGCGGAGGGCGTCGACTCGTTCCCCCCGCTTCGGGTCGAACGGACGGGTTACGGCGCGGGGGGTTACACCTTCGAGTCGCACCCGAACGTCCTGCGCGCGACGGTCGGCACACAGCGCGGTGGCCTCGTCCGCGACGGCGTGCGGGTGCTGGAGACGAACCTCGACGACGCGACGCCGGAGGTGCTGGGCGGCCTGCAGGAGCGCCTGAAGGAGGCGGGTGCGCGCGACGTGACGGTGCTGCCGGCGACGATGAAGAAGTCCCGACCCGGCCACCTCGTGAAGGTCATCGTCAAGCCGGCGGACGTACAGGAGGTGGCGCGCACGCTGGCCGCGGAGACGGGTACGCTCGGCGTGCGCGAGACGAGCGCCGACCACCGCTGGGTGGCCGAGCGCCGGTACGAGACGGTCGAACTCGCGTTCGACGGCGCGGACGGGTCCCACGAGGTGACGGTGAAGGTCGCCAGCGACGACGCCGGCGAGGTGTACGACGTGAGTGCGGAGTACGACGACTGCGAGGCCGTCGCCGGCCTCGTCGACGTGCCGACGCGGGAGGTCATGCGCCGCGCGGAGGCGGCTGTCCATGAGGAACTCGACGGCGACGCCGAGTAA
- a CDS encoding tRNA-binding protein: MGIEESDIDPAAFLEDVELRVGTVVSVADFPEARKDVYKLAVDFGSETRQSAAGLTDNYTKAELEGRQVLAVVNLGTVNIAGFESQCLVTGVDDGDGGVVHLQPEREVPDGTRVY, encoded by the coding sequence ATGGGCATCGAGGAATCCGATATCGACCCGGCGGCGTTCCTGGAGGACGTGGAGCTGCGTGTGGGGACGGTCGTCTCGGTCGCGGACTTCCCGGAGGCGCGCAAGGACGTCTACAAGCTGGCGGTCGATTTCGGCTCGGAGACCCGGCAGTCGGCAGCCGGCCTGACGGACAACTACACGAAAGCCGAGCTGGAGGGCCGGCAGGTGCTCGCCGTCGTCAATCTCGGCACGGTCAACATCGCGGGCTTCGAATCACAGTGTCTCGTGACGGGTGTCGACGACGGCGACGGCGGCGTGGTCCACCTGCAACCGGAGCGGGAGGTGCCCGACGGGACGCGGGTGTACTGA